CTCCGAGGCGCCGCCGACTATTCAGCCGGATTACGAGCGCAGCGGCCACCGCCTCACCTGGCTCGGGGGAACCAGCTTCGAGATATCGAACAGCTTCGGGCGGTGGGCCTATTGCTGCACGCCGACCGACTCTTTCTATGTCTTCCCCAACGGCGACTTCCTCGACTGGGTGCGCAAGGGGCAGCCCTGGCCCCCCTCGCGCCGGCGGCTGACGCTGCCGGTGAGCGTGGCGGAGACCACTGTCGTCAACATCTACGGCTACGGCTGCCTCGGGGTCGCCGACAACCGCTGGGAGGATCTGACGCCGGCCGAGCAGCTCTGCGCCCACTACGGCGGGTTTGTGACGGTGACGCTGGAGTTGTGCTCGCACGTTCTCGGGACGGTGTGCAACACCGCCCGGGTGGCCGGGAAAGACGCCATCGCCGAGCGGATCAACGAGTCGATTCTCAAGCCGATTTTCACCGATGGCCGGGTTTACCAGCGGGTCGCCGCCTACATGGAGGCCAACGACCCCTGGGGCTGCTCATGGTTTCTGACCAAGGAAGTGATCAAGAAGATCGTCACCTCGCCGGGCTACCGGGAGGCGTTCTGCATCATCACCGGGATCACGCTCACCGACGGGATGATCAGCACGCTCGCGTCGTGGCTGGCAATCCCGGCCAAGGTGACGCTGACGTTCAACTCGATATCGTCGGCTTTCAAAACCGCCCTCGCGCTGAGTTCGGCCCGCTACAAGACGACGTTCAAAGTGTGGAAGGAGAACGCCGAGTTCGGCAACATCGAGGGGATGGTGGCGGACAAGACCCACGGGACGGGGATTGCCGGGGCGACGGTGACAATCGGCGGGGACGCCAACAACCCGATGAACCCGCCGCACGAACTGGCGACCGACGCGGACGGGCACTATCGATTCGAGAACATCGGGGTCGGCGAGCGCACCGTCACGGCGGCGAAGGCGGGGTACCGCACGGCCTCGGTGGGAGTGACGGTGGTCAAGAATTCAACCGTCACCGCCGACCTCGAGCTCGAGCGCACCGGCGCCGCTGTCGCCGGCTACGTGCGCAACGACATCCTCATCCACCACAGCCAGCCCTCGACCCTGTTCCGCGACGACGTGAACATCCACTGCCGGCAGACCGGCGGCGACCAGGACACCTACGACACTTGGGCGCTGGAGGGGACGCTGAGTTTCAGCCTCACGCAGGGGACGTGGTGGGTGGTGGCGCGCCACGACGACTACGATCCGGATTCGGTGCTGGTCACGGTGCCCGCCGACGGTTCCGTGTCGTTGCCGCGCGATCTGATCCTCAAACCGCATCCGACGATGACGGGCCGCATCTACATCAACACCGACAACACCGGCGGCTACGAGATCGATTTTATCCCGCTGTTCGGCCAAATCGGGATGAGCGCACCGGCGCCCTATGAGTACGAGTGTCCGCTCGGCGGGAGTCCCGCCGACGTTATGTCGGCAGCCGCCGTGAGGGGCACCTCGGAGAGCGATTACGACGCGGTTGAGTTTGCGATCCGCCTGGAAGCCGTCCCCGAAGCGGGAGCCTACCGCATCGGCGGCATCGATGCCTACGGCTGCAGCGGGCTGAGCGCGGCGGCCGCCGCCGCGTTCGTCACCACCCGGGCCAGGTGCACGATCCCCGAATCGGCCTCGTACCCGATGTCGTACACCTTCCTCGATGACCCCGAATCGAGGGGCTGCAACTGCTCGATCGTTCAGCCGGGCGACATCTACCTGACCGAGTGGAGCACGGAGTTGGGCGAGGTGGTCGCCGGCGGGTTCAATATCGACCTGGCCGGATGGAACACCTGCGAGTGCGCCGGCAGCGACACCGACAGCGACGGCATCATCGACACGTGGGAGGTGGACTGCTCGCAGGCGCGGATCCAGCTCGATTTCCGCCTGCCGGTCGGATCGGACTACTTGGTCACGTTCCGACCGCTTGGGGCCCGGCAAATCGCGCTGCCGCCCGCCCGCGACTAGTGGGCCGGGCGACCCCGCACCGCCCGCTCACGGCTTGCGCGCCAGGACGAATATGTCGCGGTTGGTGCGTCCGGTCGGGCGGCCATCGAGAGAACCGCAGCCCTCGATGTCTATGAACCCGACCCGCTCGAACAGGGCCCGGAGTTCGTGGAACGAATAGAGCCGCAGCGTGGTCCGGTGTACCTTCTCGGTCCCGTCTTTGAGGAAGTGCCAGGTATCGTGCATGACTGACCGCGCATAGTCGAACCGGCGCGTCTGGAGAATCCTCACGCCCCCGACTTCCGACCAGTCGCTCGGTGTGAAGTTCACGAGAATCCAGTCCCGATTGATTATGGACATCAGAAACCGGCCGCCGGGGCGAAGCGCCCGAAAGATCCGGCGGAGGACCAGCACATTCTGCGAATCCGACGGGAAGTACCCGAACGACGTGTACAAATTCGCGGCCGCGTGAAATTGAGCGTCGAAGGTTATCCGGCGCATGTCCTCGTGCACCAGCTCGACTCTCACGCCGGATCTGCGCGCGCTCGCTGCAAACTCGTCAAGATACGACCGCGTGAGATCGACGCCGGTGACTTTGAGACCCATCCTGGCCAGCGGCAGGCCGATTCTCCCGAACCCGCAGGGGCAGTCCAGAAATCTCATACCCTTCTTCATTTCAAGCTTCCGAAAGATGGCGCGCGCCTGCTTGAGGGTTTCTCCGGGCGGTTCGCGTCGAAAAGCCGGTCGAAAGTCCTCGAAAAATGTCTCCCACCACTTCTTCTCTCTCGCCATACCGTCTCCCTTTTCACTGCTGGACAAGGCGCCGATTCAGAACTCTGCGTGAATGCCGACGGGGAAAGCAAGGCAGAAGGGTCGGGCCAGTCAAGTACAAGTCCCACCTTCCGAACCCCCGGCCGGTAGCAAGCTTTTCTCTTGCCGAAAGCGGAGCAATTACGTATACTATAGCCTAACTTCAAGAGAACCAACCGGGGCCGGCCCGGTTACAGGCTATCATGAGACGCCGCCGACCAGATCTCTCTTGTGCCGGGATACTGATCCCGGTGGTGGCGTTGGTGGCGGCATCCTTTGCGCTTTTCGTGCTCGGCGAGTCGTTTTTTGAGGGGTGCGACGAGCACTGCGCCGATGAGAACCACGAAATCTGCACCTGCGCCCATTGCGCCAATTCCCCCCGGCTGGCGGACGAGTCGTTTCCGGTCGCGCCCGCGGACCAGGGAACGCACTTCCCCCTGTGCTCTCGCGGAACCGCCGTTCCCGAGCAACTCTGGATCCACGCGATCGACCATCCTCCCCGGATCTCCTGCTGAGCGCGTCCGCGGGGCCAAGCCCGGTCCCGGCGGCGTCCGCGCGTCCTTGTCTTCCCCAAAACGAATTGCCGAACCCAGGTGCGGCCGGCGGCGCGGCCTCACACCTGAACGAGAAATGGAGATCTGCACACATGAGTTACGCGTTGAGACTGAAGTCAGGGCTCTTGGCGGCGCTGTGCGCCCTGGTGGTGTTCGGATGCGGCGGCGCAGAACAGCCGGCCGGGGAGGCCGATGCCCACGCGGGGCACGCTCACGGACCGGGCGGGCACGCGGAGGCGGCCCCCATCGAGCCGCCGGCGGCGCAGGCCGACGACTGGTGCGCCGAACACCGGGTGCCGGAATCGCAGTGCACGGCTTGCGACCCCGCCCTGATCGCCGCGTTCATAGCGGCCGGCGACTGGTGCGAGGAGCACGGTCTCCCCGAGTCGCACTGCCGGCTCTGCAACCCGGGGCTGGGCTTTCCCCAGGAGGAGCCGGCGAGTTCGGCGGCGGATATCGCCGCCGAGGAAATCCGGGTCTCCCTCTTCTTCCGCCCCAATGCCCTGGTCTGCGCGACCAATGACGCGCTGATCCAGCTTGCCACAGCCCGGACGGCGGAGCGCGCCGGACTGACGGTGCAGCAGGTGCGGGCGGCTGAACTCGAGACGACGATCGAGGCGCCGGCGGAGGTCGTGTTCGACGAGACCAGGACGACCGCGGTCGCCACCACCGTGGCGGCGCTCGTCGCGCGCTGGGTGGCCGCGCCGGGGGAAACGGTGCGCGAGGACCAGGTGCTCGCGATCCTGCAGTCGCCGGAGGTGGCCGCGCTGGAATCGCAACTGCTCTCCGCCCACGCCGATCTTCTCGTGCACACCAACGAGCTGGCCCGGCAGGAGGAGCTGCGCGGCCGCGACCTGATCAGCGACGCCGAGCTGGAACGCCAGCGGGCGCTCTTTGCGCAGGCCAAGGCGGCCTATGTCGCCGGCCGGGGGCTGCTCCGGGCCGCCGGCTTGAGCGAGGATGACCTCGATGAGATCATCGCCGAGGGCCGCATTTCCAGCACCTTTGCGCTGCGCGCGCCGACCGCCGGACTCCTCGTCGAGCGCCGGGCGCTGCCGGGAGAACTTCAGGAGGCAGGCAGCGCCTTGGCCCGACTGGCCGATCCCGCGGTGATGTGGATCGAGGCCCGCCTCACCGAGGAACAACTTCGCCAGGTGGCGGTCGGGGAGCCGCTGACGTTTGCCTCGGATGGCCGCGGGTTGAGCCGGGTCGGCGGGAAAATCATCTGGGTCGCGCGGTTTCTCGACCCCCACTCGCGCACCGGGACGGTGCGGGCGCAGGTGGTCGATCACCGGCATACGCTCCAGGCCGGGGAGTTCGGGCGTGTCACGATTGCCCGGACCGGCCACCGCCGGGTCGCGCTCGTGCCGCGCGACGCCGTGCAGTGGGAGGGCTGTTGCAACGTGGTGTTCGTGAGAGAAGCGGCCGACCGCTACCGCCCGCGCAAAGTCGAGTTCACCGACGGCGCCGGTCCGTACTACCAGGTGCTGCGCGGACTCGAACCCGGCGAAGAGGTGGTAGTCGATGGCGCCTTCCTCCTGAAGACCGAACTGAAAAAGGCCAGCATCGGCGCTGGCTGCTGCGGCCTCGACCCGGTCGGCTGAGGGGGAGTATGCTGGGATACATAGTCGACTTCATGCTGCGCCGGCGATACGCCGTGCTCGCGGCCACCGCCGTCCTCTGCCTGTTCGGCCTGGCGGCCCTCTGGCATCTCCCCTTCGACGCTTTCCCGGACACCACGCCGGTCCTGGTGCAGGTGAACGTCGCCGCCCCGGGCTGGGCGCCGGAGGATCTTGAACGGCTCGTGGCATACCCGGTCGAGCAGGCGCTCACGGGGCTGACCGGGCTGGCGGAAGTGCGCTCGGTCACCCGCTACGGGCTGTGCCAGGTCACTACGATTTTCGACGACGGCGTCGATCTCTACCTGGCCCGCCAGCAGGTGAGCGAACGGCTGCCCGGCATCGCCCTGCCCGACGGGATCGGGGCGCCCGAACTGGGGCCGGTCTCCACCGGCCTGGGGGAAATCTTCCACTACATCGTGGTTGCCGACTCCGGGGACGTCACCGACCCCCGCACGGTGCAGGACTGGCTGATCAAGCCGCAGTTGCTGGCGGTGCCGGGGACAGCAGAAATCAACAGCTGGGGCGGGTTCGTCAAGGAGTATCTCATTCTCTTTGACCCGACCCGCCTCGCGCGGTACAACCTGCCGCTCGACGATATGGCGGCGGCGATTCGCGAGCAGCTCGGCAACGTGCCCGGCGGGCAGATCATCCGGGGAGGCGAGATGACTCTCGTGCGGGGGATCGGCCAGGTGGAAAATGTCGGCCAGATCGAGAACATCGTGGTCGCCGTGGTCGAGGGAACGCCGATCGCGGTGCGCGATGTCGCCGAGGTCGTGATCGGGCACGAACTGCGCCGGGGCGCGACGACCTACAACGGGCGCGGCGAGGCGGTGCTTGGACTCGGGTTCATGGTCACCGGCGAGAATCCGGCCGAGGTCACCGAACGGCTGGCCCGCCGGCTGGGGGAAGCGGCCGGGGGGCTGCCGGCGGGCGTGCGGGCGGTCCCGGTCTATGAGCGCACGAAAATGGTTGGCGAAGTGCTCTCGACTGTAGAGCATAATCTCTTCTACGGCGCCGTGCTGGTGGTGGCGGTGCTGCTGGCGTTTCTCGGCAATCTCCGCGCGGGCCTCATCGTCGCCTCCGCCATCCCGCTGGCGATGCTGTTCGCGTTTGATCTCATGTCGCGCGCGGGGATCACGGGAAGCCTGATGAGCCTCGGGGCCATCGACTTCGGCCTCGCCGTCGACAACGGCGTGATCCAGGTCGAGAACTCGATCCGGAGGCTGTCGCAGGCCGGCGGTTCAGCCTCGCGCCTGCACGTGATCCGCGACGCCATCCTCGAGGTGCGCAAGCCGACGCTCTTCGGCGAGATCATCATCATCATCGTCTACCTCCCCATTCTCACCCTCGAGGGGGTCGAGGGGAAGTTGTTCCGGCCGATGGCGCTGACGGTAGTGTTCATGCTGACCGGCTCGCTCATCCTGTCGTTCACGGTCCTCCCGGCGCTCATCGGAACGCTGCTGCACAAAGGGGTCCGCGCGCGCGAGCCGATCTTCGTCGGCTGGCTGCGGCGGCTCTATGCGCCGGCGCTCGAGGCGGCCCTGCGGTACCGCCGGGCCGTGCTGCTGGCGGCGGCCGTGCTGGTCGCCGGAGGGGTGTTGCTCTTTCTCCGGCTCGGCGCCGAGTTTGTCCCGCGCCTGTCGGAGGGAACGGTCGTAATCAACCTCGTGCGGCTGGCCGGGATTTCGGTCGACGAAGCGGTGGCTTACAACTCGCGCGTGGAGAAGAACCTGCTGGCCGCTTTCCCTGATGAGATCGACCACATCTGGACGCGCACTGGCACGGCGGAACTCTCGACCGATCCGATGGGGCTGGAGCAGTCGGATATGTTTATTTCCCTCACACCGCGGCGGCAGTGGACGAAAGCGTCGACCCAGGAGGAACTGGTGGCGGCGATCGATGCCGCGCTGGCCGACCTGCCGGGTCAGAACCGTATCTTCACCCAGCCGATCGAAATGCGGGTGAACGAGATGGTGGCCGGGATCCGCGGCGACATCGGCGTCAAGCTGTTCGGCGACGATCTGGCGGTGCTGGAAGAGAAGGCCGAGGAAATCGCCGCGCTGCTCGGAGCGATTCCCGGCGCGGCCGACGTGACCATCGAGCAACTCACCGGCCAGCCGCAGCTGCGCCTCGCGGTCGACCGCCAGCGGCTCGCCCGCTTCGGGCTGTCGGCCCGCGATGTCCTCACCGCGATCGAGAGCCTCGGCGGGCTCCGCGTGGGCGACGTCTACGAGGGACAGCAGCGCTTTGCGCTTACGGTGCGGGTGGACACGACGCTGGTCAGCGGGCCGGAGGATATCGGGGCGTTGCTGGTGCAGTCGGCCGCCGGGAGCCTGGTGGGACTGGACCGGGTGACGACGGCGACACTCGACGAGGGCCCGGCGGTGATCACACGCGAATGGAGCAAGCGGCGGATCGTAATCCAGTGCAATGCCCGCGGCCGCGACCTGGGGTCGCTGGTGCGCGAGATCCGCGAGCGGCTGGCCTCGGACATCACACTGCCGACCGGCTATTTCCTCCGCCTTGGCGGCCAGTTCGAGCATCTCGAACGGGCCCGGGTGCGGCTCGCGATAGTTGTCCCGGCGGCGCTCCTGCTCATCTTTGGCCTGCTCTACTGGACCTACCGATCGACGCGCGACGCCCTCTTGATCTTCTCCGGCGTGCCGCTGGCGGCCCTGGGGGGCGCGGCCATGCTGGCCGTGCGGGGGATGCCGTTTTCGATATCGGCCGGGGTCGGATTTATCGCGCTCTCGGGGATTGCCGTGCTCAACGGACTGGTGCTCGTGTCGACCATCAAGCACCTCCGTGCGGAGGGGCGCGAGATCACCGAGGCGGTGCGCGAGAGCGCCCTGGTGCGGCTGCGGCCGGTGTTCATGACCGCACTCGTGGCGGCGCTCGGATTCGTCCCGATGGCGATTTCCACCGGCGTGGGGGCCGAGGTTCAGCGGCCGCTGGCAACCGTCGTGGTCGGCGGCATCCTCACCTCGACCGCGCTCACCCTGATTGTGCTGCCCGCCCTCTACCTGACTTTCGGCCAGAAGACGGAATCGGAGGTCTGAGGATTGGGGCGCGCCGGCTCACCGGTGCGCCGCACTG
This genomic stretch from Candidatus Zixiibacteriota bacterium harbors:
- a CDS encoding class I SAM-dependent methyltransferase codes for the protein MAREKKWWETFFEDFRPAFRREPPGETLKQARAIFRKLEMKKGMRFLDCPCGFGRIGLPLARMGLKVTGVDLTRSYLDEFAASARRSGVRVELVHEDMRRITFDAQFHAAANLYTSFGYFPSDSQNVLVLRRIFRALRPGGRFLMSIINRDWILVNFTPSDWSEVGGVRILQTRRFDYARSVMHDTWHFLKDGTEKVHRTTLRLYSFHELRALFERVGFIDIEGCGSLDGRPTGRTNRDIFVLARKP
- a CDS encoding efflux RND transporter periplasmic adaptor subunit, whose protein sequence is MSYALRLKSGLLAALCALVVFGCGGAEQPAGEADAHAGHAHGPGGHAEAAPIEPPAAQADDWCAEHRVPESQCTACDPALIAAFIAAGDWCEEHGLPESHCRLCNPGLGFPQEEPASSAADIAAEEIRVSLFFRPNALVCATNDALIQLATARTAERAGLTVQQVRAAELETTIEAPAEVVFDETRTTAVATTVAALVARWVAAPGETVREDQVLAILQSPEVAALESQLLSAHADLLVHTNELARQEELRGRDLISDAELERQRALFAQAKAAYVAGRGLLRAAGLSEDDLDEIIAEGRISSTFALRAPTAGLLVERRALPGELQEAGSALARLADPAVMWIEARLTEEQLRQVAVGEPLTFASDGRGLSRVGGKIIWVARFLDPHSRTGTVRAQVVDHRHTLQAGEFGRVTIARTGHRRVALVPRDAVQWEGCCNVVFVREAADRYRPRKVEFTDGAGPYYQVLRGLEPGEEVVVDGAFLLKTELKKASIGAGCCGLDPVG
- a CDS encoding carboxypeptidase regulatory-like domain-containing protein; protein product: MFRYSRLWVFPAVLFSAVLFLYCGNDDTVTEPEPPRPVIVTGAIDLPPESPLAPEDLTVLCGGGQGAVDSSGRFTAPVWEHSAAALLAVDTDHNPVLMGIVTDPTAKGPVLLDARSTALALVFLNPFVCMADAAEADSILDALEAQVAFADFAALIGRKLEADGLALTVDDPEIDSLLTEVVAEYVNSFVAEGVRSASLAPTPAAPTSPSEAPPTIQPDYERSGHRLTWLGGTSFEISNSFGRWAYCCTPTDSFYVFPNGDFLDWVRKGQPWPPSRRRLTLPVSVAETTVVNIYGYGCLGVADNRWEDLTPAEQLCAHYGGFVTVTLELCSHVLGTVCNTARVAGKDAIAERINESILKPIFTDGRVYQRVAAYMEANDPWGCSWFLTKEVIKKIVTSPGYREAFCIITGITLTDGMISTLASWLAIPAKVTLTFNSISSAFKTALALSSARYKTTFKVWKENAEFGNIEGMVADKTHGTGIAGATVTIGGDANNPMNPPHELATDADGHYRFENIGVGERTVTAAKAGYRTASVGVTVVKNSTVTADLELERTGAAVAGYVRNDILIHHSQPSTLFRDDVNIHCRQTGGDQDTYDTWALEGTLSFSLTQGTWWVVARHDDYDPDSVLVTVPADGSVSLPRDLILKPHPTMTGRIYINTDNTGGYEIDFIPLFGQIGMSAPAPYEYECPLGGSPADVMSAAAVRGTSESDYDAVEFAIRLEAVPEAGAYRIGGIDAYGCSGLSAAAAAAFVTTRARCTIPESASYPMSYTFLDDPESRGCNCSIVQPGDIYLTEWSTELGEVVAGGFNIDLAGWNTCECAGSDTDSDGIIDTWEVDCSQARIQLDFRLPVGSDYLVTFRPLGARQIALPPARD
- a CDS encoding efflux RND transporter permease subunit — protein: MLGYIVDFMLRRRYAVLAATAVLCLFGLAALWHLPFDAFPDTTPVLVQVNVAAPGWAPEDLERLVAYPVEQALTGLTGLAEVRSVTRYGLCQVTTIFDDGVDLYLARQQVSERLPGIALPDGIGAPELGPVSTGLGEIFHYIVVADSGDVTDPRTVQDWLIKPQLLAVPGTAEINSWGGFVKEYLILFDPTRLARYNLPLDDMAAAIREQLGNVPGGQIIRGGEMTLVRGIGQVENVGQIENIVVAVVEGTPIAVRDVAEVVIGHELRRGATTYNGRGEAVLGLGFMVTGENPAEVTERLARRLGEAAGGLPAGVRAVPVYERTKMVGEVLSTVEHNLFYGAVLVVAVLLAFLGNLRAGLIVASAIPLAMLFAFDLMSRAGITGSLMSLGAIDFGLAVDNGVIQVENSIRRLSQAGGSASRLHVIRDAILEVRKPTLFGEIIIIIVYLPILTLEGVEGKLFRPMALTVVFMLTGSLILSFTVLPALIGTLLHKGVRAREPIFVGWLRRLYAPALEAALRYRRAVLLAAAVLVAGGVLLFLRLGAEFVPRLSEGTVVINLVRLAGISVDEAVAYNSRVEKNLLAAFPDEIDHIWTRTGTAELSTDPMGLEQSDMFISLTPRRQWTKASTQEELVAAIDAALADLPGQNRIFTQPIEMRVNEMVAGIRGDIGVKLFGDDLAVLEEKAEEIAALLGAIPGAADVTIEQLTGQPQLRLAVDRQRLARFGLSARDVLTAIESLGGLRVGDVYEGQQRFALTVRVDTTLVSGPEDIGALLVQSAAGSLVGLDRVTTATLDEGPAVITREWSKRRIVIQCNARGRDLGSLVREIRERLASDITLPTGYFLRLGGQFEHLERARVRLAIVVPAALLLIFGLLYWTYRSTRDALLIFSGVPLAALGGAAMLAVRGMPFSISAGVGFIALSGIAVLNGLVLVSTIKHLRAEGREITEAVRESALVRLRPVFMTALVAALGFVPMAISTGVGAEVQRPLATVVVGGILTSTALTLIVLPALYLTFGQKTESEV